The nucleotide sequence ACCTGATCAATGAGACCCACAACACGTTCTTTCACAGGAACTGTCCAGGAAGCAGCAGAACCAGAGTCCTGATGGATGGAGTGGTGGAGATTGCCTGGTACTGTCCTTCTGGAGCAAAGACAGATAAATTTACTGACTGTGTGGCATTCTGTAATCTACATGGTGATGCAGGAAAACATGAGAAACAACTGCAGATCCTTACTGAAATGGCATCAATCAATGTTGTTGTTCTGCCACGACTGGAGAGGAATGACAGACATGCAGCAAAAATCCAAAACCTGTACAAAGACAGAAAGCCACTCATTTGTCTCATTGATGAGAATAATTCTTCAGTAAGTAAGACAAATAAAGGGAAATTCAAAATTGGTTTGAAAGACAGAAATCAGGCAGATGTATCTGAAGAACTCAGAAAAGCCATAAATGCTTGTCTCTTAGAATCGTCTTCCAGTTTCAGACTTGAAGATGTGTCCGAACACTCAGATATCACAGTAgatgaggaagatgatgatgactgtaagagaggaagagaagcagCACAGCAGATGATCAGTATGCTAAAGAtgaaagagctgataaaaatcAAAGAATCTTTTCTGCCTCATCAGGGGAAACTGTGGCATCAGTGGTGTCAGAAGAACAAAGAACTACATCGACCTCAAGGAGAATGGattgaaatggaaataaatacaaagaaaacacaaatgaataaaatccgCAAACAGCAGCATGAATTTGACATCAGCCATTTTATCAAGTGCTTTATTGAACAAATATACTCCTATGATAGAATTGAGAAGATGTTTTTTCTCAAATGGTTTAGAATTCTCCTGGATGAACATACATCAGCTGATATTTCTGCTCTACGCCACAATTATCATAAAAAGTGGTCAACAGTCTTACAACTGAAAGAGAGGCATGCTAAGTCAGAACAGCTTGAAACTGAACAAACGGAACTTGAGACAATAGCTGAGGAACTTCAAGCTGCAACCTTTGGTTTAGAGCACATCATGAGGGATTTTGGACAAATCTTTGAATCttgttcatctgtaaataagaACAAGGAAGACCTGCAGGTTCACTTCTCTTCTCTCCCGAGTCTCGCAGCAGAGATGATCATCTCTGGATTTCCACTGGAGCTGATGGATGGAGATGCTGCTCATGTTCCTTTGGTGTGGATTTCTGCTGTTTTAGAACAACTAACCCAGAAACTGGGAGACCACACCAGAATCTTCATCCTCTCAGTTTTAGGGATTCAGAGTTCTGGGAAATCCACCATGCTGAATGCCATGTTTGGACTTGATTTTGCCGTCAGTGCTGGCAGATGCACCAAAGGAGCTTTCATGCAGCTGGTCAGAGTTTCAGATGAGATGAAAACACAGATGAACATTGACTATATTCTGGTTGTTGACACTGAGGGTCTTCGTGCTCCAGAACTAGTTGGAAAATCAACAAGACATCATGACAATGAATTTGCCACATTTGTTATTGGTCTTGCAAATCTAACACTGATCAACATTTTTGGAGAAAACACAGCTGAGATGCAGGACATTCTTCAGATTGTTGTTCAGGCCTTTATGAGGATGAAGAAGGTCAGACTGAATCCCAGCTGTGTCTTTGTGCACCAAAACGTTGCAGATGTTGCAGCTAAAGAAAAAACCATGGAAGCAAGAAGACAACTGCTGAAGAAGTTAGATATGATGACAAAACTCGCTGCTAAAGAGGAAGTCTATGACGCAGAAACTTTCAGTGATGTCATTAAATTTGATGTTAAGAATGATGTAAAGTATTTTGCTCAATTCTGGGAGGGAAACCCACCCATGGCAACACCAAATCCAAACTACTGTGAAAACATTCAAGAACTGAAGAAATGTATCATGTCTCATGCTTCCAAATCACACAGAATCCTGCTTAAAGACTTCAAAACGCATATTAAAGATCTCTGGGAGGCTTTActtaatgaaaattttgtctTCAGCTTCAGAAACACTCTGGAGATTTCAGTCTACAGGAAATTGGAGAATGAATACAGCAAGTGGTCTTGGAGTCTTTACAATGCCAAGTTAAAAGTTGAGAATAAACTacacaacaaaatacaaaatgaagtAATTCATGAAGTTGAGGAAACTTACCTTCTAAGAGAACTGAACAACACAAGTGAAGAAGTGGAAAAATCAATGTCAGAATTCTTTGAGAAAGACACATATGCAGAAATACTGATTCAGTGGAAAAcatcatttgaaaacaaaatcaaagaccttaagaaaaacattgtgagggaaacaaagacaaacattaacaaaattcTTAATCATCAGGTCCTTAAGAAACGCCATGATCAGATAACACATCTTGAAAACACTCTCTTTGGAACAAGCAAAGAACTTGCCTTAAATTTCAAAGGCAAAGCCAATGatgaagaaacactgaaaaaagagtttaatttgttttggaaaatgaaCATAAAGATCATCAGTGACAATCCATCAATCAGAGACATTGGCATAATTAACGCGAAAGAATTATTCGATAAGAAAAAAGATGAGCACTACAGTATTTTCCAGAAATACTGTAATGGAGCAACACCAGATGCTGTTTTTGGTGAGATCATCTGTCAGAAACTTAAAGAGCCCATTGAGCAGAGTGTCTATAAGAAGACAGCTAGGGATCTGACAGATGAAATTAGATCAAAGTGTGAATCACTGAATGGAAGCAGATCAAATCTGGAGAAACACATCCTAAAGACGCTGGCAGAAGAGGAAAATTTTGACAAATACATGAACTACATTAAAACTCCCAGAGATCACTTCAAGAGATTCATCAGAGATAAAGTCGGTCGTTACATTAATGATCAGTTCAGTCTCAGTGTTTTACTCAAGATGAAGGAGAACACTAAACTCCTGCAGCAGGAGATTATAAAAGCAGCTCATAAATCTACTGAGCATGTTCAAGTGAAAACAGATGTTAGTTTGTGGCTAAAGAGTTTCACCCAACAGCTCTCAGATGAGCTGATCTTCTCTGAAAAAGACTTCAGTGGAGTCAAACATGATGATGTTAATGATGTCAACGTTTTAGAAGATGTGATCAGAAAAGAACTTCCTGCTATAATGTCTGACATCAAAAGTAAATTCAACACAAATACTTTTCCAGTAAAGCTAGACCGTAAAGACAGACCAGATGAGCTTCTGATTGATCACTTCTGTCAGTGTTGTTGGGTTCAGTGTCCGTTCTGTAAAGCCATCTGCACCAACACCATAGAAAACCATGATGGAGATCACAGTGTTGATATCCATCGTAATATTGGACTAAATGGGTGGTTTTACAGAGGAACAACAAACTTGTCTATCACTATATGCACTTCAGGCGTAGCAAGTGATCGATTTTTTTATCCTGATGCTTCAGATGTCAAATTTCCTTGGAGAGAATACAGAAAGGCAGGAGGAGTTTATGCAGACTGGAACATCACCCCTGACATTTCTGAACTGCCCTACTGGAAGTGGGTTGTGTGCAGATTCCAGAAAGATCTGGAAAAATActacaacaaaacatttgatgTTTGGAGTAAGATCCCAGACGAATGGAGAacatattcaaaacaaaaagctgTTGAGAGTTtggacaaatacattttctctgCCCAGTCTATTACTCACAGTTTGTGATGagtttcttttcctttttttttttaaattagagaTTCTGAAAGcaatttctgaaaatatatagaagtaaattaaaagaaaagtgatTGAAAGTAAAATGCGTCTCAGAagcctgaaaatgtttttaatatcagtgtatttgatttgtttatggaCAATGTCTAATGTTTGacaaaatagtatttaaaaaaaaaaggttgtattCCAGAATTGTAAACaagaaaactaaaatgtgtACCTCTGtaatagtttaatataataGTTGATTTGCAACAATATGGTAAATAAATGTGGTATATtgatatttccaaaaaaatgaaagtttatgaatagtatatatatatatatatatatatatatatatatagttatgtttaataatgcataactGCATGGATAGGAATTATTGAAGATTTATGTCTCTGAATATGTTTGCTTGTGTAAATATACATTGGTGGTCTCTGGTTAAGCAGAGTTTTAATTTGGGGGTGaaataaacctttaaaacatgtttttaattatggacataattagatttaaaatgctGAGAGTtggtattagtattattatatatgtaggATTATTGGTATGCAGTGCTTtcaatatgcattaaattaataaaaacatgaatcaaTGGAGACCTTAAGCAGCATCGTTCATGCACTCTACATCACAGGATTGTGCTCACGCTTCCTTAGTTTCCTTAGATGCTTGAAttctaaagtaaaaatgttaaatatacatTGGTTTTTTCAATGGATCTTGGGCACGTTGCTGGGAAATTGGAGACAGAACTGATAAAAcattaagacaaaacaaacacaatagaTAAATGAGAATTTCTCTGTGAAGTAATTTCACTGTTTTCTACATAAAATCACccaacataaaagaaaatattgtgaaaatattaaattgatacatttaatattcattgaGTTAGGCcctttcaatgtttttttgtttttgagaaattacagcgtgaaaaaaaattatattttatgttttatattttaaacaccaACACATTTGATCCATAATAATTCTGTGTGGCAAATActgcattcaaatttaaattcttCCATTTTCAGCgatatatgacatttttttgaaaaatattaatgttttgtaaaacgggtgtatttattttgatgtgcatatataaaaagcacaaacacacagaactgAATGGGGGGGAACCACAAGAGCATGAGTGTAGAAACAATTACAATACGTCAACAAGGTTatcagtgaaataaaataatagtagaaaatgtcattaatagaataaaatgtaaaatgtaagtaTTGTCGTGGAAATTCTCAGCACTAATCTGATTTTACCACAGAAAACTAGCTGCAGTTACTACAGTATCTCGGGTTAATTCCCTAAATTCCTAGAATACAAAACCACAGGAGTGAGGTGAGCCGCCTGG is from Puntigrus tetrazona isolate hp1 unplaced genomic scaffold, ASM1883169v1 S000000001, whole genome shotgun sequence and encodes:
- the LOC122331714 gene encoding interferon-induced very large GTPase 1-like, encoding MNNIFQKLCVEGKHLNKLGGADFLQITEYSLQSSEYYSEEELIQTFLQKLLMMNYRARYIKINETNKQDQTQQTDNDLPEEETDFFDDIFEKPPPDKASIQSDPVHPMDVQMAVFHCADGFLKQLMVTKLSQCQYALPLLVPDPFTQQIEFPLWTFRQINKSWNMKNTDNEIISKTQSIYNAKTPMVCFFRFGSLSSSKSQLMNNLINETHNTFFHRNCPGSSRTRVLMDGVVEIAWYCPSGAKTDKFTDCVAFCNLHGDAGKHEKQLQILTEMASINVVVLPRLERNDRHAAKIQNLYKDRKPLICLIDENNSSVSKTNKGKFKIGLKDRNQADVSEELRKAINACLLESSSSFRLEDVSEHSDITVDEEDDDDCKRGREAAQQMISMLKMKELIKIKESFLPHQGKLWHQWCQKNKELHRPQGEWIEMEINTKKTQMNKIRKQQHEFDISHFIKCFIEQIYSYDRIEKMFFLKWFRILLDEHTSADISALRHNYHKKWSTVLQLKERHAKSEQLETEQTELETIAEELQAATFGLEHIMRDFGQIFESCSSVNKNKEDLQVHFSSLPSLAAEMIISGFPLELMDGDAAHVPLVWISAVLEQLTQKLGDHTRIFILSVLGIQSSGKSTMLNAMFGLDFAVSAGRCTKGAFMQLVRVSDEMKTQMNIDYILVVDTEGLRAPELVGKSTRHHDNEFATFVIGLANLTLINIFGENTAEMQDILQIVVQAFMRMKKVRLNPSCVFVHQNVADVAAKEKTMEARRQLLKKLDMMTKLAAKEEVYDAETFSDVIKFDVKNDVKYFAQFWEGNPPMATPNPNYCENIQELKKCIMSHASKSHRILLKDFKTHIKDLWEALLNENFVFSFRNTLEISVYRKLENEYSKWSWSLYNAKLKVENKLHNKIQNEVIHEVEETYLLRELNNTSEEVEKSMSEFFEKDTYAEILIQWKTSFENKIKDLKKNIVRETKTNINKILNHQVLKKRHDQITHLENTLFGTSKELALNFKGKANDEETLKKEFNLFWKMNIKIISDNPSIRDIGIINAKELFDKKKDEHYSIFQKYCNGATPDAVFGEIICQKLKEPIEQSVYKKTARDLTDEIRSKCESLNGSRSNLEKHILKTLAEEENFDKYMNYIKTPRDHFKRFIRDKVGRYINDQFSLSVLLKMKENTKLLQQEIIKAAHKSTEHVQVKTDVSLWLKSFTQQLSDELIFSEKDFSGVKHDDVNDVNVLEDVIRKELPAIMSDIKSKFNTNTFPVKLDRKDRPDELLIDHFCQCCWVQCPFCKAICTNTIENHDGDHSVDIHRNIGLNGWFYRGTTNLSITICTSGVASDRFFYPDASDVKFPWREYRKAGGVYADWNITPDISELPYWKWVVCRFQKDLEKYYNKTFDVWSKIPDEWRTYSKQKAVESLDKYIFSAQSITHSL